In the Sediminibacter sp. Hel_I_10 genome, one interval contains:
- a CDS encoding dihydrolipoamide acetyltransferase family protein produces the protein MSKFELKMPKMGESITEGTIINWLIGEGDRFEEGDIILEVATDKVDNEVPAPVSGTLKETLFEAKDVVPVGEVIAMLDVSEDHKTSEKKQVTKSAVETSKVNKKELKPTKAASSSNATSFSISNSNTFFSPLIQSIAKEQHISFEELARIPATGKDGRLRKSDVFQYIENDRPYKFAQPTAEKDPTAFRIPQLTFDKGKGKVIEMDRMRQMIADHMVFSKHTAPHVTAYVEADMTNMVNWRNANKKAFQEKYGQRLTFTPLFVEAVAKAVKDFPNINASVDGNTIIVKEDINIGMATALPSGNLIVPVVKNADTKNLKQLAENVNDLAGKARENKLSGEDIKGSTFTISNVGTFGSVMGTPIINQPEVAILALGIIKKRAEVIETEAGDEIAIRSMMYLSLSFDHRVVDGYLGGSFVRRVADYFEAFDVDRKI, from the coding sequence ATGTCGAAATTTGAATTAAAGATGCCCAAAATGGGCGAAAGCATTACTGAAGGAACCATCATCAACTGGCTGATTGGCGAGGGTGATCGTTTTGAAGAAGGGGATATCATTTTAGAAGTGGCCACAGATAAGGTCGATAATGAAGTGCCGGCCCCAGTATCAGGAACCTTAAAAGAAACGCTTTTTGAAGCCAAGGATGTGGTGCCTGTTGGTGAAGTGATTGCCATGTTAGATGTTTCCGAAGACCATAAAACGTCAGAAAAAAAACAGGTTACAAAAAGTGCTGTTGAGACTTCTAAAGTCAATAAAAAAGAACTTAAACCAACCAAAGCGGCATCATCTTCGAATGCCACTTCATTTTCAATTTCAAACTCAAATACATTTTTCTCACCGCTCATTCAATCTATCGCCAAAGAGCAGCACATCAGTTTTGAAGAGCTGGCTAGAATTCCGGCAACAGGAAAAGACGGGCGCCTAAGAAAAAGTGATGTATTTCAGTATATTGAAAATGATAGGCCTTATAAATTTGCACAGCCTACAGCTGAAAAAGATCCAACCGCTTTCCGAATTCCGCAGTTAACATTCGACAAAGGGAAAGGCAAGGTGATTGAGATGGACCGTATGCGTCAAATGATTGCCGATCATATGGTATTCTCAAAACATACAGCGCCTCATGTTACGGCTTATGTGGAAGCAGATATGACCAATATGGTCAATTGGAGAAATGCTAATAAAAAAGCATTTCAAGAAAAATACGGACAGCGTTTAACCTTCACGCCTTTGTTTGTAGAGGCTGTTGCAAAAGCTGTAAAGGATTTTCCCAATATCAATGCTTCTGTAGATGGCAATACCATTATTGTTAAAGAAGACATCAATATTGGTATGGCAACGGCATTACCAAGTGGTAACTTAATTGTTCCAGTGGTTAAAAATGCAGACACTAAAAATTTAAAACAACTTGCTGAAAATGTAAACGATTTGGCGGGTAAAGCCAGAGAGAATAAATTATCAGGAGAAGATATTAAGGGCAGTACCTTCACCATTTCTAATGTGGGTACCTTCGGAAGCGTTATGGGAACCCCCATCATTAATCAACCTGAGGTGGCAATTCTAGCTTTAGGAATAATAAAGAAACGTGCAGAGGTTATTGAAACCGAAGCAGGAGATGAAATTGCCATACGCAGCATGATGTATTTATCACTGTCTTTTGACCATCGTGTGGTAGATGGATATCTCGGCGGAAGTTTTGTGCGTCGTGTTGCCGATTATTTCGAAGCATTTGATGTGGATAGAAAGATATAG
- a CDS encoding transferase hexapeptide repeat family protein, translating into MIYSFKGYIPVVDRTSFVHPLAAVTGNVIIGKNCYIGPGAAIRGDWGQIILEDGVNVQENCTVHMFPGKSITLKESAHVGHGAIIHGANLGKNCLIGMNSVIMDDAEIGDESIVGAMAFVKAETKIPKRSLVVGNPAKVIKAVSDDMIAWKTKGTQLYQQLPADCHESLKEVTPLRAVPENMKIQEDVYKTLRDFMKK; encoded by the coding sequence ATGATTTACAGTTTTAAGGGATACATTCCAGTTGTTGATCGTACAAGCTTTGTTCACCCTCTAGCCGCAGTAACAGGCAATGTCATTATTGGCAAAAATTGTTATATCGGGCCAGGAGCTGCCATTCGTGGAGATTGGGGACAGATCATTTTAGAAGATGGGGTAAATGTCCAAGAAAACTGCACGGTACACATGTTTCCCGGTAAATCTATCACCTTAAAAGAAAGTGCCCATGTAGGTCACGGCGCCATCATACATGGCGCCAATCTTGGTAAAAATTGCTTAATAGGAATGAATAGCGTCATTATGGATGATGCTGAAATTGGCGATGAAAGTATCGTGGGCGCCATGGCATTTGTAAAAGCAGAAACTAAGATTCCGAAGCGAAGTTTGGTTGTTGGCAATCCTGCAAAGGTCATTAAAGCTGTGTCTGATGATATGATCGCATGGAAAACCAAAGGAACGCAACTCTACCAACAATTACCGGCAGATTGCCATGAGAGTTTAAAAGAAGTAACGCCTTTAAGAGCCGTTCCAGAGAATATGAAAATTCAAGAAGATGTTTATAAGACACTTCGAGATTTTATGAAGAAATAA
- a CDS encoding enoyl-CoA hydratase/isomerase family protein: MTDPYVKLEITNNVGYIEFFHPAHNSLPGDVLAKLAQTITEAGANDAIKVIVLKSGGDRTFCAGASFKELIHIDDAATGKVFFSGFANVINAMRKCPKFIIGRIQGKTVGGGVGLAASTDFCLATKYAAIKLSELNIGIGPFVVGPAIERKIGLSAMSQIAIDANAFYPPEWAEQKGLFANVYDTTEDLDEAVKDTAEHLCTYNPEAMTEMKKVFWNGTDHWDDLLAERAETSGRLVLSDFTKETLKRFK, encoded by the coding sequence ATGACTGATCCATATGTAAAATTAGAGATTACCAATAATGTAGGATACATCGAGTTTTTTCATCCAGCGCATAATTCTTTACCGGGAGATGTATTGGCCAAACTCGCCCAAACCATTACCGAAGCAGGAGCTAATGATGCTATAAAAGTTATTGTTCTTAAAAGTGGTGGAGACAGAACGTTCTGCGCTGGTGCAAGTTTTAAGGAGTTAATTCATATTGATGATGCCGCTACCGGAAAAGTATTCTTTTCAGGATTTGCAAATGTGATCAATGCGATGCGTAAATGTCCAAAATTTATAATTGGTAGAATTCAGGGTAAAACCGTTGGAGGCGGAGTTGGTCTAGCAGCATCAACAGATTTTTGTTTGGCCACCAAATATGCGGCAATCAAATTGAGCGAGCTTAATATTGGTATCGGGCCCTTTGTTGTTGGTCCGGCCATAGAACGTAAAATAGGATTAAGTGCTATGTCTCAAATAGCCATTGATGCAAATGCCTTTTATCCGCCAGAATGGGCCGAGCAAAAAGGGCTTTTTGCCAATGTTTATGATACTACCGAAGATTTGGATGAAGCGGTTAAAGATACAGCAGAACACCTTTGCACTTACAACCCAGAGGCCATGACCGAAATGAAAAAAGTATTTTGGAACGGGACCGACCATTGGGATGATTTATTGGCAGAACGTGCAGAAACGAGTGGCCGATTAGTGCTTAGTGACTTTACAAAAGAAACTTTAAAACGATTTAAATAG
- the paaZ gene encoding phenylacetic acid degradation bifunctional protein PaaZ, with translation MNKIQHYVQGQWTSGKEEGQPILDAVTGEAFTSIATEGLDIPGILNYGRTKGGEKLRKMTFQERGNMLKSLALYLTKRKEQFYELSYRTGATRVDGWIDIEGGFGNLFANASLRKLFPNQPYHVEGEPIDLSRGGRFMAHHIMVPKRGVAVHINAFNFPVWGMLEKCAVNWMAGVPAVVLPAPSSSYLAEAVAKEIIASGILPEGALQIINGTVKSILDTVESQDVVTFTGSAKTGRLLKAHPRLIQESVPFTMEADSLNASILGEDAVPGTPEFDLFIKEVRNEMTVKAGQKCTAIRRIIVPENLVEDVQISLGKALDKITIGDPRLKEVRMGALVSHQQVQAVRDSVKDLAKEAQIVYGNLDKIDTVGADTSKGAFMSPVVLRSDHPFQNNVIHEREAFGPVSTIMPYKDLDEAIQLAQMGKGSLVSSIATNNDKIAKDYVINAASHHGRILVLNRESAKESTGHGSPLPYLVHGGPGRAGGGEEMGGMRGIKHYLQRTAIQGSPSTLTEITGIYQQNAKYKEADQHPFKYHWEDIEPGMSLKTHNRTFTDTDIINFANLTWDHFYAHTDITSLDGSIFEKRTAHGYFIISAAAGLFVYPNKGPVAANYGLEDCRFLRPLYHNDTVYVRLTCKQKVDRDVASAEHPSGIVKWYVEVFDAEDDEKVAFATILTMVQKKQEIFTEITSENLEDLLSQLKPETKPKWGIMTPQHMIEHLEYTYKIASGEIQDFEIATPEKILEKVHASLYNYEKFPKNTMFPSLEKNKLEPLKHPDLETAIEKFKEQREKYIAYFKEHPDATLNNMVFGEMNRYEWYLLERKHLNHHFEQFRIL, from the coding sequence ATGAATAAAATACAACATTACGTCCAAGGACAATGGACTTCAGGAAAAGAAGAAGGACAGCCCATTCTTGATGCCGTAACTGGTGAAGCTTTTACCAGCATTGCTACTGAAGGCCTCGATATTCCTGGAATTTTAAACTACGGAAGAACAAAAGGAGGTGAGAAACTTCGTAAAATGACCTTTCAAGAGCGTGGTAACATGCTCAAAAGTTTGGCACTGTATCTTACCAAACGTAAAGAGCAGTTTTATGAACTAAGTTATAGAACAGGAGCAACTCGTGTAGACGGATGGATTGACATTGAAGGTGGCTTTGGTAATTTATTTGCAAATGCATCCTTGAGAAAACTATTTCCTAATCAGCCATACCACGTAGAGGGAGAGCCTATAGATTTATCTCGTGGAGGCCGGTTTATGGCACATCACATCATGGTGCCTAAGCGCGGTGTTGCCGTACATATTAATGCATTTAATTTTCCAGTTTGGGGGATGTTAGAAAAATGTGCGGTCAACTGGATGGCAGGTGTTCCTGCCGTGGTGTTACCTGCACCTTCTTCATCTTATTTAGCAGAGGCTGTTGCTAAAGAAATTATTGCGTCTGGTATACTGCCAGAAGGGGCGCTTCAAATTATCAACGGTACGGTTAAAAGTATTCTAGATACCGTCGAGTCACAAGATGTAGTGACTTTTACGGGGTCTGCAAAAACCGGAAGATTGCTTAAGGCGCATCCTAGATTAATTCAAGAATCGGTGCCATTTACTATGGAAGCCGACTCCCTAAACGCATCTATTTTAGGAGAAGATGCCGTTCCAGGCACTCCAGAATTCGATTTATTTATAAAGGAAGTAAGAAACGAGATGACCGTCAAGGCCGGACAAAAATGTACAGCGATTAGACGTATCATCGTTCCAGAGAACTTGGTAGAAGACGTTCAAATTTCCCTCGGAAAAGCACTTGATAAAATCACTATTGGAGACCCAAGATTAAAAGAAGTAAGAATGGGGGCCTTGGTGAGCCATCAACAGGTGCAAGCGGTTAGAGACTCGGTGAAGGATTTGGCCAAAGAAGCACAAATTGTTTATGGAAACTTAGATAAGATTGATACTGTAGGCGCAGATACTAGTAAAGGTGCGTTTATGAGTCCTGTGGTTTTAAGATCAGATCATCCTTTTCAAAACAACGTGATTCATGAGCGTGAAGCTTTTGGACCTGTTAGTACCATCATGCCTTATAAGGATTTAGATGAGGCCATCCAATTGGCGCAAATGGGGAAAGGCTCTTTAGTATCTTCCATAGCGACCAATAACGACAAGATTGCTAAAGATTATGTGATCAATGCAGCAAGCCATCATGGTAGAATTTTGGTACTTAATCGAGAAAGTGCTAAAGAAAGTACGGGTCATGGTTCACCATTACCGTATTTGGTTCACGGTGGTCCAGGACGTGCCGGTGGCGGAGAAGAAATGGGAGGTATGCGCGGCATCAAGCATTATTTACAGCGTACAGCCATTCAAGGATCGCCATCTACATTGACAGAAATTACCGGTATTTATCAACAAAATGCCAAATATAAAGAGGCAGACCAGCATCCTTTTAAATATCATTGGGAAGATATTGAACCAGGGATGTCTCTAAAAACCCACAACCGTACATTTACAGATACAGATATTATTAATTTCGCTAACCTCACCTGGGATCATTTTTATGCCCATACAGACATTACTTCTTTAGATGGAAGTATTTTTGAGAAGCGAACCGCTCACGGTTATTTTATTATATCTGCTGCTGCAGGATTATTTGTTTACCCAAACAAAGGGCCTGTAGCCGCTAATTATGGCTTAGAAGATTGTAGGTTCTTGCGTCCGTTGTACCATAATGACACCGTTTATGTGAGATTGACCTGTAAGCAGAAAGTAGATCGTGATGTGGCATCTGCAGAACATCCTAGTGGCATTGTAAAATGGTACGTTGAGGTGTTTGATGCCGAAGATGATGAGAAAGTAGCGTTTGCTACAATTTTGACTATGGTTCAGAAAAAGCAAGAAATATTTACTGAAATCACTTCGGAAAATTTAGAGGATTTATTATCTCAGTTAAAACCAGAAACCAAACCAAAATGGGGGATCATGACGCCTCAGCACATGATTGAGCATTTAGAATATACTTACAAAATAGCCTCTGGGGAAATTCAGGATTTCGAAATTGCAACTCCTGAAAAAATTCTAGAGAAAGTACATGCTAGTCTTTATAACTATGAAAAATTCCCGAAGAATACTATGTTTCCATCTTTGGAAAAAAATAAGTTAGAACCATTAAAACATCCAGATCTAGAAACAGCAATAGAGAAGTTTAAGGAACAACGAGAAAAATATATTGCTTATTTTAAAGAACATCCAGATGCCACCTTAAATAATATGGTATTTGGTGAGATGAATCGTTACGAATGGTACCTCTTAGAGCGCAAACATTTGAACCATCATTTTGAGCAGTTTAGAATATTATAA
- the pcaF gene encoding 3-oxoadipyl-CoA thiolase: MEAYIIDGIRTPIGNYKGSLSPVRTDDLAALVIEEIVKRNPNIPKEAYDDVILGCANQAGEDNRNVARMASLLAGLPHTVPGETVNRLCSSGLSAIIHANRAIKAGDGDVFISGGVEHMTRGPYVVSKTSSAFGNDSKMYDSSFGWRFINPKMDKMYGTDGMGNTAENLVEKYNISREDQDQFAYWSQMKATKAQENGRLAKEIVTVEIPQRKKDPIQFSKDEFIKPNTSLEVLGKLRAAFKKEGGSVTAGNSSGLNDGAAATIIASEAAVKKYNLKPLARIVSSAVVGVEPRVMGIGPVEASNKALKKAGLTMEDMDVIELNEAFAAQALACTRAWGIADDDPRLNPNGGSIAIGHPLGVTGTRLAYSAAIELKEQDKRYALITMCIGVGQGYACVIERV, from the coding sequence ATGGAAGCATACATAATAGACGGCATTAGAACACCTATAGGAAATTATAAAGGCAGCTTGTCTCCTGTGAGAACAGATGATTTAGCGGCACTTGTAATTGAAGAAATCGTAAAGCGAAATCCAAATATCCCTAAGGAGGCATATGACGACGTCATTTTAGGATGCGCCAACCAAGCAGGGGAAGATAATCGAAACGTCGCAAGAATGGCTTCGCTATTGGCTGGGTTACCACATACAGTACCAGGTGAGACGGTCAATCGCTTATGCAGCTCTGGCTTATCGGCCATTATTCATGCCAATAGAGCTATTAAGGCAGGAGACGGAGATGTCTTCATTTCAGGCGGTGTAGAACATATGACCAGAGGACCCTATGTGGTCTCTAAAACTTCAAGTGCTTTTGGTAACGACTCCAAAATGTACGATAGCAGTTTTGGCTGGCGTTTTATCAATCCTAAAATGGATAAAATGTATGGTACTGACGGTATGGGTAATACTGCAGAAAACCTTGTAGAGAAATACAATATCTCTAGAGAAGATCAAGATCAGTTTGCTTATTGGAGTCAGATGAAAGCCACCAAAGCCCAAGAAAATGGCCGTTTAGCAAAAGAAATCGTAACGGTTGAAATTCCGCAGCGAAAAAAAGATCCCATTCAATTTTCAAAAGATGAATTTATAAAACCTAATACGTCACTTGAAGTATTGGGGAAATTAAGAGCAGCCTTCAAAAAGGAAGGGGGTAGTGTTACTGCAGGTAATTCGTCAGGATTAAATGATGGCGCTGCAGCCACCATTATCGCTTCCGAAGCCGCTGTTAAAAAATATAACCTGAAGCCTTTAGCTCGTATTGTGAGCTCGGCCGTGGTTGGTGTAGAGCCTCGAGTTATGGGAATTGGTCCGGTTGAAGCTTCAAATAAGGCCTTAAAGAAAGCGGGATTAACAATGGAAGATATGGACGTCATCGAACTTAATGAGGCCTTTGCTGCACAAGCATTAGCTTGTACAAGAGCATGGGGAATTGCAGATGATGATCCACGATTAAATCCAAACGGTGGTTCTATCGCTATTGGTCATCCACTTGGGGTTACAGGAACGCGTTTAGCGTATTCTGCAGCCATTGAACTAAAAGAACAAGATAAACGTTATGCATTAATCACCATGTGTATTGGTGTTGGTCAGGGTTATGCCTGTGTTATTGAAAGGGTTTAG
- a CDS encoding neutral zinc metallopeptidase, which produces MKWQGRRKSDNLDDRRGMSSKGKVVAGGGLIAVVVILLQLFGGETGQQLAPIIEQVGGSQSTQQVEQQELTSEEQQMGDFMETILADTEDIWSEIFRENNLGSYRKPTMVLFTDAVSTGCGNASSASGPFYCPADQKLYMDLAFFEELKTRFGAQGGDFAIAYVTAHEIGHHIQTLLGTSKKVRQLQSQTNQTGANELSVAQELQADFYAGVWANHNKEYLEPGDIEEALSAANAVGDDAIQKRTQGSVNSDSFTHGTSEQRMEWFMKGYNTGDVRHGDTFSVLLN; this is translated from the coding sequence ATGAAATGGCAAGGCAGAAGAAAAAGCGACAATTTAGATGATCGCAGAGGCATGAGCTCAAAGGGTAAGGTTGTTGCCGGCGGTGGCTTAATAGCGGTTGTCGTTATTTTGTTGCAGCTCTTTGGTGGCGAAACAGGACAGCAGCTTGCTCCAATTATTGAACAAGTAGGAGGTAGTCAATCTACCCAACAAGTCGAGCAACAGGAGTTGACCAGTGAAGAACAACAAATGGGTGATTTCATGGAAACGATTTTGGCAGATACCGAAGATATTTGGAGTGAGATTTTTAGAGAAAATAATTTGGGGAGCTATAGAAAGCCAACCATGGTTCTGTTTACAGATGCGGTGAGTACAGGGTGCGGTAATGCAAGTTCTGCTTCTGGGCCATTCTATTGCCCAGCAGATCAAAAGCTCTATATGGATTTAGCCTTTTTTGAAGAACTTAAAACGCGGTTTGGTGCTCAGGGTGGTGATTTTGCAATCGCTTATGTGACCGCACATGAAATTGGTCATCACATTCAAACCCTATTGGGTACTTCAAAAAAAGTGAGACAACTACAGAGCCAAACCAACCAGACAGGAGCAAATGAGTTGTCGGTAGCTCAAGAACTTCAAGCAGATTTCTACGCAGGGGTATGGGCCAATCACAATAAGGAATATTTGGAACCAGGAGATATAGAAGAGGCTTTGAGTGCTGCAAATGCAGTGGGCGATGATGCCATTCAAAAAAGAACTCAAGGAAGTGTTAATTCTGATAGTTTTACCCACGGCACATCAGAGCAACGAATGGAGTGGTTTATGAAAGGTTATAATACTGGCGATGTAAGACATGGCGATACCTTTTCAGTATTGTTGAATTAA
- a CDS encoding PaaI family thioesterase encodes MEGEKIPYKMLNQDAFSTWLGIEIIDCEVGRCKVGLTVRKEMLNSMNKAHGGISYSLADTAFGFAANTHGKYAVSIESSINHIEALNEGDYLVAESVIESVKNRLGFNIVEVKRNDELVALFKGVVYRTSKTWQKD; translated from the coding sequence ATGGAAGGCGAAAAAATCCCGTACAAAATGCTTAATCAGGACGCTTTTAGCACATGGTTAGGTATAGAAATCATTGATTGCGAAGTTGGTCGCTGTAAAGTTGGTTTGACCGTTCGTAAGGAAATGCTTAACAGTATGAACAAGGCACATGGTGGTATCAGTTATTCGTTAGCAGATACAGCTTTTGGTTTTGCAGCAAATACCCATGGTAAATATGCAGTTTCTATAGAATCTAGCATTAACCATATCGAAGCTTTAAACGAAGGGGATTATTTAGTAGCAGAGTCCGTTATTGAGAGTGTAAAAAACAGACTAGGTTTTAATATTGTAGAAGTGAAGAGAAATGATGAGCTCGTAGCACTATTTAAAGGCGTCGTGTATAGAACTAGTAAAACTTGGCAAAAGGATTAA
- a CDS encoding 3-hydroxyacyl-CoA dehydrogenase NAD-binding domain-containing protein, with amino-acid sequence MNIGIIGSGTMGSGIAQIAATAGCQVKLYDTNQQALDKSKKALDKILARLIEKGRIVSEEKERIEANIDYVNHLKDLADSDLTIEAIVENLEIKQAVFEELESYVSQDCIIASNTSSLSIASIAASLKKPERCIGIHFFNPAPLMKLVEVIPAIQTSNSVLESVVKIISDWKKTVAIAKDTPGFIVNRVARPFYGEALRIYEEGVADFATIDRSLKSVGGFRMGPFELMDFIGNDINYTVTETVFTAFYFDPRYRPSFTQKRFAEAGYLGRKSGKGYYNYDENGLMLVPETSKSPNEKLEQQLFDRVLVMLINEAADALFLNIASAEDIDTAMTKGVNYPKGLLSWADERGINWCVEKMDDLYNEYHEERYRCSPLLRKMKTESKTFF; translated from the coding sequence ATGAACATAGGAATAATAGGTTCAGGAACAATGGGAAGTGGTATTGCTCAAATAGCGGCCACAGCTGGTTGTCAGGTTAAACTATATGATACAAATCAACAGGCTTTAGACAAATCAAAAAAAGCTTTAGATAAAATTTTAGCGCGCTTAATTGAAAAAGGGCGAATCGTTTCCGAGGAAAAGGAGCGTATAGAAGCTAATATCGATTATGTAAATCATTTGAAGGATCTCGCAGATTCTGATTTAACGATTGAAGCCATTGTCGAAAATCTAGAAATCAAACAAGCTGTTTTTGAAGAATTAGAAAGCTACGTCTCCCAAGATTGTATCATCGCGTCTAACACGTCGAGTTTGTCTATCGCATCTATTGCGGCTTCACTCAAAAAACCAGAACGCTGCATTGGGATACACTTTTTTAATCCGGCACCTTTGATGAAGCTGGTAGAGGTTATTCCAGCGATTCAGACTTCGAATTCTGTTTTGGAATCGGTAGTAAAAATCATTTCAGACTGGAAAAAAACAGTGGCTATTGCTAAAGATACACCAGGATTTATAGTAAACAGGGTAGCGCGTCCTTTTTATGGGGAAGCCTTAAGGATCTATGAAGAAGGCGTTGCAGATTTTGCAACTATTGACCGTAGCTTAAAATCTGTAGGAGGTTTTAGAATGGGCCCCTTTGAATTAATGGATTTTATTGGGAACGATATCAATTATACGGTGACCGAAACCGTTTTTACGGCATTCTATTTTGACCCTAGATACCGTCCGTCATTTACTCAAAAGCGTTTTGCTGAAGCTGGTTATCTTGGTAGAAAATCAGGAAAAGGCTATTACAATTACGATGAGAATGGCCTTATGCTGGTTCCTGAAACCTCGAAATCACCTAACGAAAAATTAGAACAACAACTCTTTGATCGTGTATTAGTGATGTTGATCAATGAGGCCGCAGATGCCTTATTTTTAAATATTGCGTCGGCAGAAGATATTGATACCGCCATGACCAAAGGGGTTAACTATCCTAAAGGACTGCTCTCTTGGGCAGATGAAAGGGGTATTAATTGGTGTGTTGAAAAGATGGATGACCTTTACAATGAGTACCATGAAGAGAGATACCGTTGCAGTCCTTTACTGAGAAAAATGAAAACAGAAAGTAAAACTTTTTTCTGA
- a CDS encoding enoyl-CoA hydratase-related protein has product MSKSILLKIENRVAYITLNRPEVFNSFNREMAFLLQDTLDECEKNIAVRAIVLTGDGKAFCAGQDLKEVTDPELNPGFKKILEEHYNPIITRLRAIKKPVIAAVNGVAAGAGANIALACDIVVAHEKVSFIQAFSLIGLVPDSAGTFFLPRLIGFQKALALAMLGDKISATEAEKMGMIYKCVALEDFDQTIDDLALKLAHMPTKALGLIKELYNKSMTNDLDEQLALESKLQIEAAQSEDYAEGVAAFIEKRKPNFKGR; this is encoded by the coding sequence ATGAGCAAAAGCATACTACTCAAAATAGAAAATAGAGTTGCCTATATTACATTAAATCGTCCAGAAGTGTTTAACAGCTTTAATCGCGAGATGGCTTTTTTACTTCAAGATACTTTAGATGAATGCGAAAAAAATATCGCAGTAAGAGCTATAGTGCTTACTGGTGATGGAAAAGCTTTTTGCGCTGGTCAAGATTTAAAGGAAGTTACAGATCCCGAATTAAATCCAGGCTTCAAGAAAATTCTAGAAGAGCATTACAATCCAATCATTACCCGATTAAGAGCAATTAAAAAGCCGGTTATTGCAGCTGTTAATGGCGTTGCAGCAGGAGCTGGCGCTAATATTGCATTAGCTTGTGATATTGTGGTCGCTCACGAGAAAGTAAGTTTTATTCAAGCATTTAGTTTGATTGGTTTAGTTCCTGATAGTGCAGGGACTTTCTTTTTGCCTAGACTTATAGGTTTTCAAAAAGCATTGGCATTGGCGATGTTGGGCGATAAAATTTCAGCAACAGAAGCTGAAAAAATGGGAATGATTTACAAATGTGTTGCTCTGGAAGATTTTGATCAAACCATAGATGATTTAGCCCTCAAATTGGCCCATATGCCTACCAAAGCATTGGGATTGATTAAGGAATTATACAATAAGTCGATGACTAATGATTTAGATGAGCAATTGGCTTTGGAGTCTAAATTGCAAATTGAAGCTGCTCAAAGCGAGGATTACGCCGAAGGTGTAGCCGCATTTATAGAGAAAAGAAAACCGAATTTTAAAGGAAGATAA
- the paaD gene encoding 1,2-phenylacetyl-CoA epoxidase subunit PaaD, producing the protein MTTIEQHIDESLIEILEQVSDPEIPVLSIMDMGVVRSAIIKNGVVEVKITPTYSGCPAMDVIGDDIKTALNTAGYESEIELILHPAWTTDWITPRGRKALEDYGIAAPLGAEADKDVLLNGKRIVKCTNCGSTNTRMVSQFGSTACKAQFQCEDCQEPFDYFKCLK; encoded by the coding sequence ATGACAACAATAGAACAGCACATAGACGAAAGTTTAATTGAGATATTAGAACAAGTTTCTGATCCTGAAATTCCTGTGCTTTCCATAATGGATATGGGAGTTGTGCGTTCTGCAATTATAAAAAACGGCGTTGTTGAGGTAAAGATAACACCAACTTATAGTGGCTGTCCGGCAATGGATGTTATTGGCGATGATATTAAAACTGCACTTAATACGGCCGGGTATGAATCTGAAATTGAACTGATATTACATCCGGCTTGGACTACAGATTGGATTACACCAAGAGGTAGAAAGGCATTGGAAGATTATGGCATAGCGGCTCCCTTAGGTGCGGAAGCAGATAAGGATGTGTTGCTCAACGGGAAGCGAATTGTTAAATGCACCAATTGTGGTTCCACTAATACCCGAATGGTGAGCCAATTTGGTTCTACAGCTTGTAAGGCTCAATTTCAATGTGAAGATTGCCAAGAACCATTCGATTACTTCAAATGTTTAAAATGA